One genomic segment of Candidatus Polarisedimenticolaceae bacterium includes these proteins:
- a CDS encoding DUF47 family protein: MGLIPREVQFFDLLEQQSNVVVRGAKLLQECLESKGSVDEIYLASKRIHDVEHEGDELVHRLMDRLNKSFITPLDREDIYELTSRLDDVLDYVDAVAKRLVTFKIATPTHHAIELGRIIVRGAEETAAGIALLRDLSHADAIVRQVAKINQLENDADQVMRDALNELFNGGTKDPLEVIKWKDLYEHLEVATDKCEDVANIIETVLVKYS; the protein is encoded by the coding sequence ATGGGTCTGATTCCGCGCGAGGTCCAGTTCTTCGATCTCCTCGAGCAGCAGTCGAACGTCGTCGTCCGGGGCGCGAAGCTCCTCCAGGAGTGCCTCGAGTCGAAGGGCTCGGTCGACGAGATTTACCTCGCGAGCAAGCGCATCCACGACGTCGAGCACGAGGGCGACGAGCTCGTCCACCGTCTGATGGACCGCCTCAACAAGAGCTTCATCACGCCGCTCGACCGTGAGGACATCTACGAGCTGACGAGCCGCCTGGACGACGTGCTCGACTACGTCGACGCGGTCGCGAAGCGCCTCGTCACCTTCAAGATCGCGACCCCGACGCACCACGCGATCGAGCTCGGGCGCATCATCGTGCGCGGCGCCGAGGAGACCGCGGCGGGGATCGCGCTCCTGCGCGACCTGAGCCACGCCGACGCGATCGTCCGGCAAGTCGCCAAGATCAACCAGCTCGAGAACGACGCCGACCAGGTCATGCGCGACGCGCTCAACGAGCTGTTCAACGGCGGCACAAAGGACCCGCTCGAGGTCATCAAGTGGAAGGACCTCTACGAGCACCTCGAGGTCGCCACCGACAAGTGCGAGGACGTGGCGAACATCATCGAGACCGTCCTCGTGAAGTACAGCTAG